CATTAAGTATCAACTTTACTGATTGTTTCAATCCCACATCAATGTCCACACTTCCTTCAGTTGCTGAGCACAACCTCAGCTCTGTGCTGACTCATCTTTCCCAAAACAATGTTTCAAATTTCTCATGGGCTCAATGCCACCTCATGAGCCAAAGGTGAGACCAATTTTCTTATCTGCAGATAAGTTTTTCTGTTTGGCACCTGAGCAACAGCACAGCCCTGATAAAGTTTTTTTGAACCCAGAGAATTAGGTGAGAATTAGTTGAAAAGAACCAAGTACCTGAGCTGGAGATGAATTCTGCCTTGCTCCAGGAACACCCCTTCCATCGCGGAAGCAACGAGAAGCTGGTTTGGTTGGCTTCTTAAACTCAAATGATTCCTGAaataaaatgcacaaaaatgATCATTTTACCGAAATTACAAACTGTGTTAAGTTGCTTGGATCCTTTtatctttttcatgtttttttaagCTGCCTGACATTTTGGATTTAAGCTCCCTCCTGCCAACAGGAGTAGTCTGAATGTGAATGTTTTCAAATTAAAGATGTTACAGGAGTGTTTCATTTAACATAATCCAGCATTTATGCTCTTGGCATCACCTACAGGCTCAAGGGCTTTTCTATTTCTGTCAGTCAACTTCTCTGCAGACTAAATCATTACTTGGAGGCAGTCAAGGCTGTTTCCTGACACCCCATTCCCCACGGGAttcccagcagccagggcaggccCAGAACATGGATTCCATGAGGAACCAGGGctccccatggcagcagtgggaaGAGAAGGGGTGATCTCCCCTAACACCTTCTGGAGGCAGCTCTTGCAGCTGCCTAGAGCAAGCAGAGGGAATACACTGTCCTTTGCCACAGCCAAAAAGGAATCAGGGTCAGTGGCACGAAGGCAGAACTGGGCAAAGTCTTCCCAATTTTTATGAACCTCCCAACAGCTTGCAGCCACTCTCATCAGAGCTGCAAGTTCCCTCCAGAAAAACTGATGGAAAGGTGGTTGTGCCTGaggtgcagcctggcagggagcaaCTGAAGCCTTTCCCACCACATTCCCTGTGCAGGGTGTGCTAATCCAGCTGTTCCTCCCCTCCCACGGGATCATCACAGGCAGCAGGAAACAACACTtacattttccttattttcatcCTGTTCCAAAGGCTGGAAAGCATCCATGTCCAGAGAGTCAGAGTGGTTTCTcttcagagcagggctggagcccagcAGGCTTTGCTACAACACAGGAGGGACAGTTCAGGACTGTGCATCAGTCCTTGCACAAGCACGTGTTAAGCACTAAAGGGGTTAATAAAGACTGCAAAGTCTCTGACTACAAATTTGTGCACACCCTGTGCAGGAGTCCCCTGCTGGCATCTTGGTACAGGGACCAAAATGCTTCAGGGCACCAGTGATGGAGCCACATCACGGAAATTTCACACTAAATTAAGTGAGATTTGGAATTTACAAGCTGCAATTTTGACATGAAgaaccccagcagctgctcttgaAGCCAGAAAATTAACAAGTATTCAACTAAATGCATTCAACTAAACCCATGCTAAATCCTTTAACTAATGTATAAAACATCAATACCACTCTCACTTACTGGCAGGGAATGGATTCTTCTGAAAGGTATTCGAAGGCTAcaacaagaaagaaacaaaatttatttcaacattttgctttaaaaggCAGTGACATGAACAGAAACCACCTCCCAACTCCATAATCTAAAACAGACACTGGGGAAGAATTTAAAGGAGAATTATACTTACTTCAGCCTGCTGGATTTGATTGCTTTCTCAAACctaaaagcaaaaatcaaaggttggacttggaagatcttagaggtctttcccaaattaaatgattctgtggttcttaAGGCACAGACAAGCATAAACTAAGTGTTAAAAAATGCAATTTAGATACACCTCGGTGCAGCCCCAGACTGCAGGAAGGTGCCAGTGCCATGTGGTTGGCACAACACCCTCGCTCAGAGCCAGCACTTCAGtgccctgggcacagcagggccatcccagcaTTCCAGCTGTGGAGCACAtggagagctgcagcagggaagctgCACGTGTGCCAGCACAGCAAAACCCTCACCAGGCCTCATTAGCCCAGGTCTGGTAACGATGCCACAAGCCAGGTTTAACACAGGGTTACTCACGTGTCCTCCATGGTGTCGTGTGAGGTCGTGGGGCCGGGAGAATCCAAAGCCAAACCTGCAGAGGAGACACAGATTTCCCACTGATTTGTATCCAGGGCTTATCAGACACTGCAGCAGATTTCCACAGAAACTCCCGTGGAAAGTCCCATCTGCAGCCTCACCTCGGtgtagaataaataaataagagttACAGACACTCCCCACTGTGGGGATCATCAAGTGCCAGTGCttggggaaaaacagggatAATTAAGAACACCCCCCAAGCCCTGCCTGGGCTGTCACATGGAACAGAGTGCTGGCACTCAGCATGGAACACTCTGTTTATCCTCTCACACACCCCTTAATAAACTATTTAGTCctttagggctttttttttttttaaggcatggCTTTAGTTACACCTCTTCCTACGAAGAAATTTTGGGCTCATTCCAAAAAATAAGCGGTCAAAAGGCCCTTCTGGATGTACTGGAATTAACAGGAAGTGCTTCAGAAGCACAGACCAAGCAAAGCTTTACAGCCCCACAGCATTTCAGCACTGACACATCCAAAGCCACTCCAACACAGATTCCTGAGGAGCCACAGAAAGTGAGGATTTAGCAAGGCTGGTGGCTCTGTCCTGCTCTGTGGTTTGTGAGCCGTACTCGTGTTTTAGCACTTCATAAAGTTCTTTTTTTAGGCTGAAAGTGCCCTCAAAATGGGGCACAAATTCAGGTGGAAACAGTGATTTCCCTGAGCTGGGGCAATGAAGCACCAGGGGCAATCTACAATTCATGGAGTCAgagtttatttcattttcactgaTAAAACATCTCAtgtgaaaaccagaaaatcaGAGAACTGAGGGGTTTCAGATCATCAGCCAGCTCTGGGTAACAGGAAAGCACAGCACAAAGCCACTCACTGGCACAGTCTGGgtttaaagagagaaaacacagcGAGGACTCTCCCTCCTCACCCTCCAAAggacaggagctccaggagatcccatcccctccctgttttccaCAGCAGCATCCAcaaagcagcccagagcagggaATGGTGGCAGTCCAGTTCCCCAGGGATCCTGGGACAGCCTGATTCACCTccagctgtccctgctgcctgccATGCCCAGAGCAGGACACCCCAGAACTGCTCCCACCAACGCCAGCCCAGAGCACAAACCAcaacagggaaaagggggaaaaaggggaaaaggctcTGTTGGAGTCCCCCGAGGGGCAGAACCAGTTTTCCCTCCCTACTGCTCACAGTCTCCAGGacaattaaagcaaaaaaaaaaaaccaaaccaacccacCCACAGCCCAAACCATGAGCTGCAGAGGCTTCCTGAGGGATTTTCCAACTGCCTCCCTCCTTCCAAGAGCACGGGAATGaggggggggctgcagggacctCAGGCAGGGACAGTTCTCTCTCCAAACCCTGGGAGCTGCTTGCAGTGGGAGCCATGTAAAAGTGCATTGCTTTGCAGCTCTTAATCATCACTTATTAGCTGAGGAAGCGCTACCTGAGTCTGTGGACTCCGAAGATGCCGATCTGTGTAATCCATTCTTGGTTCCCACATCTTGCTCCAGGTTTTCATGCTGCCTGGaaaaggaatttgggatttgctTTAAAAGCAGGAAATACAACACTGCAGGTTAGGTCCAGCACAGGTGATCATCACCTGGATTTCTATCAGAGCCCAGTTATCCTCCTTGGAACTGCAACCCTCTCTTGGGCAGCCACTCCCTCGATTCAGGTTTTGCATAGAAAAAATTGCCAAATTTCTAACTCAAACCCATTTTGATAGTTGCCTCCCAACTTTTGTTTTATCTGCTAAACCTCAGCactgagagagaagaaaatcatATTTAGCCTCACATATATAAGGGAAAAGCTACTTGAGTGAGGTTCCAGCACgtggtaattaaaaaaaaaatgtagccaGGACTAGGAAATCAAAGGGCTGAATAATTTACATGGGGGAGACTGCCAGTGGTTTGCAGGAATCCCAGGAATCTGAAGGAGGGAAGGATCATAAAGCAGGTGATTGCAGAAATGAGAATGACAGAAAaatcaacaaacaaaacccaggagGGTCATCGAGACCTGAGTGGGCCAGGACAAAACAGGAGCCACACACGGGAGAAACTGCGGGAATAATGGGATTAGAGGAGTTAAGAGACCAGGAAaatggagcagctgtggctgaggttatgggaacaggagagcagctgcagggcccaGAGACTGCAGCACATGGGAGACAGAAAAGAGAGGATGAGGGTGCAggaacagggctgggatggaacaaggcaggcaggaaggacatggaaggGACACAAAGGTACttgggggagagagggaagccCAGGGAAGGGCTCAGGAGGGAGGTGGATGCCCAGAACAAAACCAGGGgagggggaagctgtcccagagCATGGATCCATGCGGGATaggggcaggagggaggcaTCAGGAAAGGGGTGAGGGACCCTAAGGGAGTCATGGAAGTTTGCAAGGTGGGGGGGATAAAACTCCTCGAGGCCTCGTGGGCGGGGGTGGGGAGAAGCAGCTCCGGGAGGCCTCGTTTTTtgggggaagggctgggagaagAGGCACTGCGGGCCTCGGGTTTAGGTGTGGGGAGGGTGCCtggaaggagagaaagcagggtGAGCCCTcagtgcctcattcctggcGGGAGAAGGGGACGGAGAGACCCGCAAGGCCTCcactggggggtggggggacggGAAAAGGAGGGATCCACGAGGCCTCACTGTTTTTTGGAGGGTGAGGGTAGGTGAGCACCCCGAGGCCTTGCTtcgggaaggagggggggacagggaagggagcGAGCTCCTGAGACGGGCGAGGAGGGGGTAAAGGCATTCCGGGAGGTCTGGGAAAGGGGGGGTTAAACGATATCcctggggctttggggcttGGGAGGGGGGGATAAAGACAtcccaggggtttggggttttttttttggtggaggTGGGAATGCCATAAGGCTTCATTGAGCGGGAGGAAATTATGGGGGTGGATGGAACGGAAGGAAAACGACTCCTGGAGGCCTTGGGGTCTTTTATAAATGGGGGAGCCTCCCTAGGCCTCGCTTCGGGTCTGGGAGGGGGAAGCAAACGCCTTGGAGAGGAGGCAAAACGCCCTGGAGAGGGGACGAAAGGCCCTGGAGAGCTCGTATGGGGGCGgcggagaggaggaagaggctcccGTAGTACGGGAAGAAACAGCGGGGGATAAGCCCTCCAAAcctcgcttttttttttttttggggggggtgagggggaggTCACGACAGAGGCAAGAAAAAGGGGGGTGCCCGGGCGCAGCGCTCGCAGGGCCCCGCGCCCCGACTCACCCGCGCCCCAGCTGCTCCATGGTGAGGCGGAGATCGGAGACAGGCGAGAGCTCATCCTGAAAGAGCGCCTTAACCACGGCGGGCGAGGCGGGGGTCGCCGGCGAGAGAAGcaggaggcggcggcggtgggAAGCGCTCGGGGTGGGATCCATCggagtgggaatggggactTGGAAGCTCAGCCGTCCCGTCCCGTCTGTGCCGTCAGCGCGGCCGCCGCAGCCTTTTGACCCCAGCCGGTTGCCGTCCCCCGCTCCGAAGCTGGCGCCAAACCGCGGCTCAGCCAATCAGCGCGCGGCGTCCCGCGGGGGgcgggttgttttttttcaaaccTCCCCTCCCACCGCGCGCGCCCCGGCCAGTAGGAACGGCGGCGCGGCGGCGAGGCCCCGCCCACCGGCGGCGCTCCGGACCAATAGGAAAGCGAGGAAATCGGCGTGGGGGGGATGCGCGCCAGCGCGGGGAACTACATTTCCCAGTGTCCCTAGCAGGCGCACCGCCTTATCGCTGTCTACGTTGCGTGCTGGGAAATGTAGTTCCCGCCTCACGCCGGCGCCGCTTTGCCGCCATGTTTCCGGCGGTCTCCCTTTAGCCTGGGcgtgaggggaaaatggggaagatGAAGGAAGAAAGGCACAAACTCAGCAAATAACACGGCCTCGCTGAGCCAAACCCTTCCCACATCCTTTCTCCTCAAAGAGCCCTTCTCATATCATTTCTCATCAAATGAGCTCTCTATGAGAACAAAAGCCACTTTATGAGGCTTTTGGTGAGCGGCTAGGGAAATAAGGCTGTGCACATCCCTGCGACACCAGGATGGGGTTCATGGAGCGATGAGCAGAAGGGAGACTTGACTGTCCCCCACTTGTACTCCACATAAACTCTTTAGGACACGCAGTTTCTCCTCAGCTCAGGGTTTGCAGATCCGTGCTCTCCAGTCCCTGGCAGATCCTCTGCCGGGTCTCTCCAGCGGTTCTGGAGGCTGCTGTCTCCAGCTGATCTCTTTGGATCCAGGGGATCTCCAGGACCAAACAACACACGCCCCATGTCCCTCTGCCCGGGCCCTGCCACCCACCAGTCACACGATGCTCCCGGTTCCCGGATTAGACACTGTGGTGTTTGCTGTGGTGTTTGCTCCTTCCCTGACCACCCCAGATCTCAGCGATCCCCATcacacccccagctcctgctgctcttccaGGTGCACCCTCACTCCCACTCTCCCTGAACATTTGCCTTTTTACATGCTTTTTGAGCAGTTACCACCAGTGTTATTAGCTCGTGCTCCACCCTGACTTCCTGTGTGCGGGGTGGCTGCGtcctccagcacagcacagatgcCAACAAGCCATGAAGAGCTGCCAAAGGCTGCCATGGACAAATCAGAgcctcttccttcctccctccccattATCCCATGGCTTCAGTGCCCACAGGGAGGTAGGACACTGTCACCTTGCGATCTGGCCAGGATACTGGCACACAGATACCCCCAGGCAGGACAGCACTTCTTTAATGCTCTAAAGGACTTAGTGAGAGGAGACGCAGCAAAGTGCACAGCGGATCcagcccaggcagagctgcagtgagCTTGCAGCGTGATGCCGTGTCTCTCCCACACCTCTTCCCTGCTCAGCTAGCCAAGGGCACAGGCAGGGGCCTGGGAGCCATCTGACCCTATCAGTCACACAGCTGGATGTGGGTTTCTCGTGACCAGAGCCAAAAATATGGGAAGACTTTCTCAGTGAAGGTGGCCTCAAACTGCAAAATCTGCGTCATGCTCTCTGCGTTGTAGAAGGTCACTCGCCCCGCTTCATAGTCCAGGTGGACCCTGATTCTGTGGAGCTCTTCCCTCACTTCCAGCAGGACAGGCGGCATGCGGAGTGCTCTGTACTGGTTGTCCCAGTCCAGCCGCAGAGCCCAGATCTTCCCCATGGCCAGGCTGAGCGACTCCTTCCTCTGCACGGACTCCAGGGCCACCCCTGCGGCCCAGCTGTTCCCTTTCCCGACCTCCAGTTCCCAGTAATGCCTCCCAGACGTGAACCCCCGGGAGCCCAGGACACTGGGGCTGCCTGTGAATCTCTTGGAGGTATCAGGGAGGTTTTCTTTCCCACCTCCGAGCCGGATGGTTTTGTAATCCTCCGAAAGGGTCAGGTGAGGACTCGCCGTCTCCGGGTCCAGCGTCACCGTCTCTAATGGATGACAGAAACATCAGTCTGTGCCCACTGAGAAGAGAACCAGCACCTCATCCCCTGCACCATGGGGCTGGGACATGTCCTGGGAGCACAGCGGGcactcctgcagccccctcaggTGGCACAGGACACAGGACCCTTACGGTCCCCCACGCTGGGACCCGAGGGTGAAAAGATGCTCCCTGAAGCAGGACTGTGCCAGCCAGCGTCCCCACATGCAGGGGACAGACACGATGGGCTTTGCTAAATCTGCTTCCAGATCTGCTGGGCATCACTGGCTGTGGGGAGCAGTATGTCCCCGTGGGTGTGAGGAGGCACTGCTGCAAGGCAGGAGTGGTGCCAGGCCAGTCCCTGCTCATGTGACAAGTGCTCATCCAAGGGAAAACCAGCTCAGAACCCTGCTCTGCCGAGCAACcgggcagcctgtgccacagCCGGAGCTGCCCGTCCATGTGGGATGTTCTGCTGCCATCCCGTGGCCATCCCACAAGGCCACACAGGTGTCACTGTGCAGTGTCCCCACCCCAGACCCTCTGCTAAACCCACTTCTCCGGGGACTGcaggggggaaactgaggcacgacTGTCCTGTGctcaaaaacatcccaaaaactGAGAGTGcagagagcagcctcagcacaaGTGGTGCCAGCCAGACCTCAGCCCAGCGATGCTGCATCATGTGGGCCCCAAGCACCTGCAAAAGCACTTCAGATCATGCCTAAAATGCCAGCTAAAAACATGTACAGCACCTCTGCTTAACTGGGCACAGCCTGACACGGCCTCGTGCTCTCCTGGCCCTCGGCAGGTGTCGCAGGACAGTGTCCCTGGTGCTGCCTGGCACGGGGACAGATGTGGATTTTTATAGCAGGCCTAGTCAAAACAACAGGACTCAGGGCTAGACAGACGCCAGGCTTAGATGTGGTGTGAGCCTATCTCTGCACCAAGGACATGAGGAAACTCATCCTGGAAAGGTTTTCCCCCTCTCTTGTGCCCATCAGCTCCAGAAACTTACCCTTTTCACTGTCTATCTGGCTCTGCAGGCTCActggaagaaggaaaggaagatgcATGAGTGTCTCTCCTGCTCCCCATCAAGACAGCGAGCCAGACGTGGAGCCCCAGGCTCCAGCAAAGCCCATCTCAGGGATGGTTCCCATCTGGAGCAGGCGTTTTGCTCCCGAGCccctggcagaggcagcaggcaATGAGGATTTCCCAAGCCCAGGGGAAGCACAGCGTGGATCCAGCAGAGCTTTACCTTTGAATTTGGCCACCATGTCCACCATCAGCTGGCTCATCTCAGACAGGCTCTCAACGctcctctgcagctctggggAAACCGGCTCTGGGATTGGGGCCTTGGCTGCCTCGCAGCTGAGGGGAGCAACAGTGAGAGGAGCTCTGAGCCCAGCCATcagccagggccaggagggaaacagggaaatccctgcagccagagaacCCAGGGGAGCAGTGTCCCAGCTATCAGCATAGGAAGCCCATCTTTAAGAGGGGTGCAATGGCCTCTGGTTCCTGCTAACATCACATGAAATCCCAAATACTCAGCAGGGCAAACCACCTCCCTCccggctcctgcagcactgccaaaccTCTGCCCAAAAGAGCTGCGCAGGAGGAGAGTGACACCAAGCCTGTTTCATACCTGCTCAGGATTTTGCCAACATCCtggaagagagaaaacacaggtgagctctggcactgctgagAAGGACAGCGGTGCCCGGGGCAGGGAGCTACGGTGGCTGCCCAGCTGTGGTGAAGCAGGTTAAGGGGGCTGGGGGTCACCCCACACCTCACCCCAACCCTCCCTTCCCTCAGGGCCCTGACCCACAGCAGGCACACTGCGGTGTCACAGCCTGGCCCCCGGGCTGCACCGGGATGTGAGGGTGCCACgcgggtgctcccagcctcgCCAGGGGTCACAGCGCCCAGCGGGTGatgcagcctcaccttgaggAACTCGACCACCGGCTGGTCCCGTTTCTCCTCGATCTGCGCAATCACCGTGTCCAGCAGCGACTCCCTCTCTGAAACCCTGGAGCTGTACTCATGGCTCTTCTCAAGAAGCTCCTGGGACATCCGCtcgagctgggccaggaagatcttctcctgctccttcaggaactgctgca
This genomic interval from Aphelocoma coerulescens isolate FSJ_1873_10779 chromosome 2, UR_Acoe_1.0, whole genome shotgun sequence contains the following:
- the LOC138106112 gene encoding E3 ubiquitin-protein ligase TRIM7-like; its protein translation is MAREVLGLGKQLAAEATCPLCLDVFTQPVLTACGHSFCGQCLAGVLGDPPRRAACPQCRAAVEPGSLRPNRSLGAMAGLARALEEVAARPLCPEHGELLALFCEPCAAPLCALCRDGPGHRQHRVRPADEAARELRETLQSNLLFLQKEKEKLKPKGDQKTDDLLVTVVSEAQRVRNTFEELQQFLKEQEKIFLAQLERMSQELLEKSHEYSSRVSERESLLDTVIAQIEEKRDQPVVEFLKDVGKILSSCEAAKAPIPEPVSPELQRSVESLSEMSQLMVDMVAKFKVSLQSQIDSEKETVTLDPETASPHLTLSEDYKTIRLGGGKENLPDTSKRFTGSPSVLGSRGFTSGRHYWELEVGKGNSWAAGVALESVQRKESLSLAMGKIWALRLDWDNQYRALRMPPVLLEVREELHRIRVHLDYEAGRVTFYNAESMTQILQFEATFTEKVFPYFWLWSRETHIQLCD